A stretch of DNA from Malus sylvestris chromosome 9, drMalSylv7.2, whole genome shotgun sequence:
TGGTGGAACACTTCAGGTTAGTTTAACATACATCATACCAATTTTCATGTCTGCCACACTCTTGTCATGCTTATTATAACCTAAAGATCTTGTGCAGGATGCAATAAACTTAAACATTTTCACTTAACGTCTTGTTTGTGTGTTATAAAGCTTAAACATTTGCATCATCAATTAGATTATCATTTGGCAGGAATGGCGTTACAAAAGCCGGATCTCATGATAGAACTGACTCTACAGGAAGAATTTTGTGAGTGAAGTGGTCCGTGGCTTGATCAGGTTATTTCTGGTTGCATAAGACTAGTATTCAGCTTAGTTTTTATGATTAATCTGGAGTTATCTTACAGGGTCTATGCCTTGTCGCCTGGGGAAGAGGGATAGATCTGCATCTCTTTCCTGACAATGTGGAGTTTACAGGAGATTGCCAGATATTGGAATGGAAACTCATCTCTTCCATCTCTTATCTTCACCTTCACTCTTAAGTTTATACTTGACGATTTTGATTTCAATTCTTGTCCTTCAACTGGGCTCAGATATTGGAATGGTGAACTCTGGAGGAACTTCTTTACAAAACTGCTAATAGCGGTCCCGGTTGTAACAACAAGAAGCTGTTGCAGGATCTGAGGAAATCCTTCCAGGATTACATGTGCTCGGATCCTCAGCTTATAAAGAAACTAAGCGATTTACTGGTTAAGCAAAGGGCCTCGCTGTGTTCTGCTTAGTGACCCATTCATTCCTCCTGGCTGAGCTCAGCTCCGGGAGCATCTGTAAATTCAAGTGCCAAACTTCGTCTGAAGATTCGGACAAATGTAAAGATGTATGTACAGAAACCCAACTTGTTGTGGTGAAACACCCTGACAAATTTGTGTTAACTAACAACAGTTCCTCCAAAGAGTCTGCGAAATTGACCACGATTGGGGGGAGGCACCTGCCAAAGTTGTTATTAGTAAACCATAATTTTCTTAAATCATAGGGTATACGAGAACAATACTCTTGTTAAGCATTTTGTTGTTTATTATTCTTTATACATTTCTTGTACATCTCTCTCACCATTTTTCCTCCACTTTTCTTCATTTCTCTTTTCCTCCATAGATTTTCCTTTATCAACTTCCAAACATCTAATAGAGTTAAGACCCAAACATTTTGTAGACCACATCTGAatcatctctctaataaaaAGTAAAGCCGCCAATATATGTATATTCCACTTCTATTAGAGAGGTGATTCACATGATATTACAAAATATGATCTCCCTAGCATTTGCCAATctgaaaacccaaaaacccaaagaTTATAAATCGGCCCTTGGGGTTTAGGTTTGGTTGCGAGATTTTGGTTAAGCACATTCTAGGGCATTTTCAACTACTGCCTCTCTTCTTAGAGGTGTCTAGGTTCACCTCCAAGATGAGAGGCCAACCATTGCACCACCCGCTGCTAACCAATTACTGGGCAACGGGATGGCTAGCTTGATAGATGATACAATTCAATGCCTAAAACAAATTCACTAGACCCTTCACAAGTTGAAAATGTTGGGTCAAGCCGGCTGACCACGTTCTGTTGGTCCCATCCGTGTTAGAGCTGCTCCATACGGGCATCCCTACCCACGAATCCCGCCACAAGAGCGGCATCCTAAATAGCTAACTCAACCGGAAAATGGAACCCGAATCCGCCACAAAACAGGATGCATATTTTACATACAACGTATCACCAAATTTATAAGAAACCACTATCTAATCTCAACAAAGCACTTCCGTTCAAAGCTCAAGCATTAGATAACAAGCACCCAACATTCATATTTCTTCATCCCTGTAACTATGACTTTCTAATAACAAGCACTTCTGTTCATTCAAATTATTCAACTAGAGTCGGTACTTACAGTAACTAATGATTTCGTCATCATAGCATTATTAACCACCGCCACCAGACCCATACTTCTTGCCAAGAAGTACGACCTGCAGCTTGTCATAGCCAGCTAGCACACCGGCACCTGCAACAGCACGCAATATGTTCGCTCCAGCACCCTTAAACAGCGACTTAGCACCCTCGTTTTTGATGATTTGCTTAAATGCGTCCAAAGAGCTATTGTATTTAACTGCTTCTCCTGAGGTCATCATCATCCTTCTGCGCACTGTGTCAATTGGGTAAGAAGCTAATCCAGCACCGATAGTAATTCCCCATCCCAGCAAGAAACTAGCAACGAAGCTATCCTGTAAATCACCAGAAGAAAGACAGCAATGAACATTAATTACATCATATACTCCAGGGGAACAGATTCATATCCAATACCATAGAAAAATAGGACAAATGATATCAACTTCAACACATTATTCCCGAAAATCCCAACGGGTATTGAGAAAGACATACATATACAGAATGAACCCAAATTCCAACAGATCATCGGAGCTAATTCACAGTACATATTGACCCTTCACCGCCTGATTTTGGGCAAGGCAGGCAGTGGTCAAAGCAACTCCATGGGTAGCCATGTTGAAAATGATTCAAGCAGCTTACTGCCCTTCATATTAGTACACACTGCGCCTTTACTACCTCAGAAAATAGTGAAAAATAAGGGACACATTGACAGTATAAGAGAATAACACAGCCCAAAAAGTCAAATAAttacacacaaaaataaatCCCTAATAGAGAACAAGTTAGTACGATTTAAcaagaaattttttagtgtgccgGGAAACACTGCCCGATACACCAAGTGTAATAATACAACACTTGGTGTACCGGAACACGCACTGAAAAACCCTCAGATTTAACATACCTGCAGGCCACCAGTTAGAACCACAGGTTTCAGCGAATCGTACATTCCAAAGTAAAGCCCACGGTAAACGATAATTCCAACACAAGAGATACTGAATCCTCGATATAGCCCAGCGATGCCATCAGACTTGAGGGTTTTCTTGTAAACATCAACCAAACCATTAAACTGCCTTTCACCACCCTTTTTGGCAGCCTTGGCATCATTTGCCAACCGTGTTCTTGCATAATCCAGAGAGTACACAAAAAGAAGAGATGAAGCGCCAGCAGCACCACCTGATGCCAGGTTCCCAGCAAACCACTTCCAGTAGCCATCTCTATCCTTCTTGAAGTTGAAAAGCCTCTTGAAGTAATCCTTGAAAGCAAAGTTTAAGGCCTGATACACAAGTTTTAACAATTCAGAACGGCAATTAAAGGGAACAAGATACCCAATGCacagaaaaaaataatactCCAACACAACAACACATGTATATGGGGGTTTAGGAAGTGATGCAAATAACGCTCGATCACTAAAGATATCCAGATATCGTGCAAAAGAAAATTGACCTGGGTAGGAAAGTATCTGATAACATTAGCAGTATTCCCTCTCCACAGAGAAAGGACACCTTCATCCTTAATTGTTCGGGCAAAGCAGTCACTTATACCCTTGTATGGTTCAGAAAGTCGACCAGTCTTGATCATCTCATCCTGATTCTGTATAAGTAGTTTAACACGCTCGATAGGAGCAGCAGCAGTTTTGGAAACAGCAGCAGACACGCCTCCCATGAGAAAATCCACAGCAAAACCAGCTGCACCTTTCTCTGCTGGAGCCTGCGCCATAATGGGGGACAACGGAGAGACTTGTGCAAGGGCAGTGCCATCAAAAGTTCGCAGCAGGGGGATCTGCAAAGCTCCATTGGCATAAGCACCAGTCACCGCATAGTTGCTTGTGTGCAACTTGGGGGAAAGCCTAGATATGAGGTAAGACTGCCCATATGTTTTCTGAAATATCGATGGACGCGATGACCCATCAGCCATGATTATAACTCAAGCCAGTGACCTGCAAACGAATAACATGATTTCAAATACAGGCATCCGCATGCATCAACACGAGAGGTCTGTTTTCCGTAACCGATACACACAATGACACGGGAACGAAATTATCTAATTCTTAGCACAAGGTTAACTAACGGAATTGTTTTCTCCATAAAATAGTAAGTTGTTGCAAATTGGCAAGACATGTACAAACAATGCGCCGAACGATTAGCGAATGGCACCGGCCTTGCACATACCCCATAAGATCACCTTGCAAAACATTTTAGGCTGCAATTATTTACGTATCCGGAAATCAGCCTGATACAACTACAGAGTACGGGCCTGGTCTACAATAATTTGAGCAAGATTACGTACTTAACTAAGAACGATTTTCGTGGATAATCACAATAATAAAAGATTTAAACAGTTGTTAAGACCCAGAAAAGTTTCATCGATTCAAAGTTTGGGCATCTAAGCAACCAAAAACAAGTGTgatgaaattaattaatgatCAGAGTGTTAAAAATTCCATGCATTcataccaaaaacaaaaattagagGTGTCAACATCAACAAAAACAACCACCAGATAAGAAGACCCCCTAAACACATCCCCTTAAACATCCATAAATGGTTGTTTGGTTTTCGAGAAAAGTCGGGAAAATGAAGAGAGCACAATTCTCAACAGGAACATGATTTTCTCGAGAACCAAACAAAAAGCCGaaaagaaggagagttgaaagaaaacaaaccctaacCTGAGAGATGATCGCCGAGGAGAAAGAGTGTGACAATCAgtcagagaagaagagagtgagCGTCGACCGACCAACCGAGTGAGGGACAACTTGTCAGCTACTTCTAGTGGAACTAAGAAATGAAGGAGGTATGGTAAGCCTCGCTAATTCTTCTACGAAACTAAAATCCGACAAGAAACTATACAAAAATAACACGATTCTAGTAAACTCGTTAACTAATCGAGTGTCACTGGCGAATCAGGTCGTTTATTTGTTAAGAAGAACGCATTAAAATAACGAGTATGACGACTTGTTTGTCACTTAAAATTTAGTCATAACAATTTCTTCTGTGACTCATTTAACATGACATAAACTACACATTTCGTTAATAAGTTGGCTCGTTATCAGATCATAATAatctattaaaataaaaaccttgACACGACACAATTCGTTCAAAAATAACAGATATGACACTAAAATAACAAATCAGACCCGTTTGCCAATTCTAAAAATGGGAGACCGTAGGTGACTATTAGATCATCGACGCTAACCCATAGGATaaaactttgacaaaaaaatataaaaaaaaaaacccatgggataaaacttaaaatataaacTTTAAACCCACCCTCCCCCGACCTCCCATCATCTCCAACTATTGGGTTCAAATATATATCTCTGGGTTAGATTCTTTCAGGATTTAAGCCTGACTTAAATTATTCTAGACCCACCAAACTATCATATTTcaaatctttttgtttttttacttataatctaATGGTTGTGATCAAATGAGATTAAATCTAatggtataaaaaaaatttgacagtccaaaattaaatttaacatctaaaatttcatttaaaactttataaatacttatgtatttgtatgatttttaatacttatcaaaatttaaatatttttaaattaaaatattcataaaaataaattagaataacctacatcaattttattttcaaaaaatttataaaaaaaaattaagctaaaattgttatttaataatttcaagttaaaattttaaaccataaaaattaaaggaaaaaaacaatttatgaattatggtttaaaattttttggCTTAAGATTTATTAGATTGGCCCATCACCAATTTGTCCTTATAAAGTGGAGTTGATTAGAGTTGACTTCGTgtcttattttgaaaaaaaacttcttCCACGTGTCGTGCTGAATTGTCACAATAAGCAACAGCAAGCAAAGCCTTGTAGCTTTCTTCTCTCTAACATGCCTTTCATCAGTTCATTATCCTCGTTGCCTCTGTGACTGCCATCAGGCACAACATCTCCATCCACACCACCCTCTTTATTTAGCCATTACTATCAGGCTATGATTCAAGGCATCGTAGCATCTCCCAAGATATTACGACGCCTCGAATCAGTACAACCGGATCTAATTATTCGCTTAATTGCGAATGAGATGTGATTTCCACacatcctattttacttctcacacacctttttatttttcaaccgtcggatcggatgaattgaagaagatcaacggacagaaattatcaaggggtgtgtgagaagtaaaatagaatgtgtggatagcacaccccattaCGAATAAGAAGATGCACAAAACATGTGTCGACTCGTCGTATAGAAAACTGCAGTGGGAAGTGGGAACCAATTATTGATGGAATTGACAAGAGTTTGCACCTATAGATTTGCTTCCTACATATACATTTTACAACAAAGCCTAAAAAAGTAAgagctaaaaattaaaaattgttgGCTAAAGTAACAACAATGCAGAATCTGTTACAATTTTGGAAACTGGTAGATTATGTTGTGTCTCATCCTTCTTCCTTCGGAAGGTGCGCTCAACCTGAAAATCGATTTAATGCCCAACCTGAAATAGAATACAGAAACGGCAGATTCAGGATTGTCAAAGTTTTACATCTCGTCATTTGAAAACCGATCGGAGCAGATCATGAAAACCCGAAAGAAGTAACCATTCCCGAGTAAGTTTAGCAAAAGTCAGAAATCAAATGTACAATATTCTTCGGTGAAAGATAATGAGATGAACAGACATATGATTCCACGAGATGGTGAAAGGACGAGTCTTCAGTGTTAGATATATTAAAATTTTGCGTAACTGGTTATCCTTAAATCTCATGGGAAAATCCAAGCAAGCATTTGTATGTGAAGAATATGCCCTCAGAagaagtttaataaaaaaaatgtcggAACAGACAAACTAAACAATATTTCTACTAAATTGCTTGCATGCCATCAAGCGACTTACCAAAATTAGCGAGTTGGGCGATGTTAGTTGATCCTATACGTATATAGGCAGAGTGGAAGGATCAGGCTGGTGGCAGTGAACGCCGACAAGTTGGGCACTCCATCTTTATATCCATCCACCTTTGTAAACAACCAGAGTGAAAGCAATGTTCACATGGTGTCACCTGCAAGGGAAATAGAACATTAAACCAAGCACCTAAGTTTGGGTACTTATATTACAATATAAAACATCCCATCACAGTACCATGCAATCAGTCGAACGTTGTGTGAGATCAACTGCAGTCATGCAAATGACACAATCTGTGGTGTGATTTGTATTCTGATCGAACCTTCTATAGTAGCTATATTTTTCAGGTAGAATCTGTAAACCATCAAACAGAAATGAGATATAGATATAATTACGGACCTTCAAgatgaaaattcaaaaagcaTTTAGTTACAATCTTTTGTATTACATTCAATTGAATAAACTTTGTATTACATTCAATTGAATAAACCTGCTCCTTGCTTGGGGAAATTCCACAACAGGTTACCCGTATAATTAACATTGATTCACAATACAGCAATGATGGCTGTCTTGATGTGAGTTTGTGTGTCATTGTGACGTCAAAAGGGAAGTGTCtaaaaatcaatttccagtaaGATATAAATGAGCAGTGTTAGATCGAACCTGACGAGGAATGAACCACCTAGAGCCGAGATAgtgctgaagaagaagaatggatGCTTGCAGTCCAATAAATACACCCAGACAAATACACCAACTCTTGTCAGGCTCAATGCGCATGAAGTTGTTAGGGCAACCAAATATGTATAATGGGACTGCAAGTCGCATAACAGTCATGCCCAAGATGTAATGAGGATGCAAAGGTTTTCTTGAATCACGAATAACATTGGTGATTATTTGAGGTATCCAAAAGGAGTACATAAGGAGAAGAATAGGCCTCAGGAAGTTATGGAACTCGTACATGAGCAGAATGCCTCCCAAAAGGATCCCATCTGCAAACAGGTAACAGTTCTCAATAAAGACAAATTTTAAATCATGCCACCTACTATATCAAAGTAACTGGAACAATAAATTTAGTCTACCATCAAAATACATTAGTTGTTCTCGTTTGGATATATAAACTTGAAACTACGAAGCAAGCATCAGAGTATATTAGCCTAGCAAAGATGTATGTAAAAATTGTATATTCACGATGGTGATAACACTCGCTTACAAGGTTTTCTCAGAACACCAAAGGGGCTTCtattcaaaaaatttaaacGTCAAAGGGCTTTGTGTACTTTTCAAATCAATCTAACTCGGTTGTATTAATCAAAATGTAGGTCAAGGACTCAAGCGTCATTGTACTTTTATACCTTTACAAATGTACCATACCTAGAAAGTCTGAGTTAGCTTCTTCTATGTATGTTCTGGCCCTTCGCCACTAAAAGACGACTAAAGCATATAACTTCTAGCTGGCCAACTAGGAGTGATAAGTAGAACttccaaccaaaaacaaaatggaACTGGGTGGAGAGGCCCAAGATCATTTGAACTCTACTCTACTTCCCCGATGTGGGACTAGTACTCTCAACCCATCTCAAGTGTGGTATCACTTGAGCCTAACACCTGGACAACTCATATTGGGGGACGTGGACACGTGTGGCCATTGGGCCCAGCACGTGAATAGCCTACTTTGATAATATTTTAGTATGTAAACATCCAACCTAAAATCAAAATTCATCCTCAAAGATACAACTATTATGAAAATTCACGCCCTCACCTTGTTAAAATATTTGCATGTGTTTCATTGGGGTTTTATTTCTTGTATAAATTTTTACTCTATGTACTTTATATAATTAACttctaaaatatttttttcctttaagaAAACTCACGCCCTCACCTTGTTAAAATATTTGCATGTGTCAATTGTTCTTCTGAACTTCTTTGTTTTAAGGCTAAATACTTCTTCCTCAAGAATATAACGAAATTAACTTCTAGGAGTAGGATAGCAATGGATATGTAGAATCCATGTGTATGTATGCATCATTCCCGATAAATGCTATAACTCTACATACCAATCAAAAGTTGATGAAATGGCATTCCACATGCAAACAAAGGATATATTCCAAATTAGTACTTACAGAAACGGCTATACAGAACTGAAAGCTCACGCCTCATCGTCTCCCAACCTTCCCCATTATTTGTAGGCCTACTAGCTTTCCATATAGCAAGAAGATATCTCATCTCAAATATTGAGAATACCACAAACTTGAAAAAAGCGGCAGTTGCAAAAGCATTAAATAAGGATTCTGTATAAACAAGAAATAaggcaaaaaaaatatatagaattAGTAAGGAGAAACAAAATATTTAATGCCTAAAAAATACTGTCAATAAGCAAAAATTAACATGTGATAAGCAGAGGATATAGGCACATATTATTATTAAGTATACGAAGACAGCTGGTCAAATAGGACATGTATTCTATAAACATAACAGATGATACACATGTATCAGGCTGTAACAAACTTCATTTAGGGTCTTGAGAAAAAGATTTCTTATGTGGAAGGCtggaagcatgcactttgcagtGCAACTCTTAAAGAGCCCATCTGGTTTTATTTCCTTCAGAAATCTATGTTCCAAAAAGCTACTATAAGTTGGTGAAAATAATATTCGAAGTAGTTGCTTATCTTAAATTAGGAAGCATTGTTCTCTATTTGCAACTTTGATGTGTCAAAAGACAGGAGCATTTCTCATTGTAATCTTAAACTCAATACTTCCCGATCACAATAATTTACCCTTTTGTAGTGACTATACTAGTATACTACTACAACTGCTTCAACACAAGTGTCTTGCTAGTATAGTTACCAACACTCTTAAGGTTGGAAACATTTACAAACAAGGTGGTAGTGACAAAGAGCTAAACTTACCAACAAGTATTCCTGCAGTCAAATGCAGAAGGCAGAGATAAGAATCCATGATAGCCTGTTGGCCAATCATTAAAATCGAAATTTTGGCAGCCCCCTGAAAAGTGCACTTATAAATACAAATGCATGTATtattaaaatccaatttttttatttttttattttttatgttcagACAAAAATTCTTACTGACTGAGTGTTGCTGTGCTCCATTTGCCGAATTAAGAGAAGAACTTGGAGAAAAGAGACCTGAGGAACTACGTTAAGGAATATGCCTACATATATATAGCATAAAACATTGAAATTAACATGAAATACAATGATAAATAAAGGATACAAAGGTGACCATCAAAGTATAGTTCACTGCTTTGTTGTAGTACACCTCCACATTGACAGAAGTAGCATTTAATATAAAGGGAGCGAAGCAATCACCATCATCATCCACTGCAGGACTCTCCATCAACGATTCTATATGGTATCGATCACGATCTCCATCTAATAAAGATTTGTAGAAATTTGAATGAGTGTGGAACTttagaaacaaacaaacaaataattatgtcCATTCACAACATAAGACCAGAAGGTTTTGACCTCCCACAGGCACAAACCCCTcaatacaaagaaaataaaagattatATGAAAGAGAAACAAATTACAAGAAAAGAATCagtacatacatgatgaagatGGTTCATTAGATAAGCATTATATCCACTTATGTGAAAAACatagagctcgtttggatatgcttttaaaatgactgaaagagcttttggtaaaaatatttttagaaacaatccttagtaaaaatgctagtaaatcctggaaaagcacttaaagtgctggtgcttcttgtagaaagcatttaaagtgcttttgaaacccaaaaacattttctctaaaagcactttcagtcattttaaagcacatccaaacgagcccaTAGACTAACAATTAAAAGTGCTTCTGAATCATATCTTATTAGGCAAAGTGTTGGCAAGAAATGTGAAACTAGTTTAGAGAATCTGTAGTttctaacaacaacaacaacaaagccttttcccactaagtggggtcggctaaaaTTTAGAGTTAcatgtttttagagaaaaaaattaGGGAAAGGATGGTGAGGAAGCGattaaaaggaaagaaagaatcCATACGCTGAGAAAACTCAAATACCATTATGGGCTGACGAGACACGTGAAATTTGGCCTGCGATTTCTATATTACAGTGTTTCTCCATTTCATAAATTGGAGCTGCAGTATGAGCAAATAAAATTATCATAACATGATAAAAGCAATATGCAAATAATTTATAGTGATGTGGGAGAAATTACAATGCTTTTTCCTCCATATCTTATCTTGAGGAGATTCTTGGAAAACCTGGGAAGAGAAAACTCGAAGCTGTTCCAAAGGTATAGACGTAACATGTGAGTACTTGAAACCTCTGTAATTGCATTTGACTTTCTGAATTAATTACTTAttcttatatttttaattttttattcccaAACAATTACAAGTGTTACCATCTCTCATATATTTTTGACACTCCagattacaaaaactaacatatGACTAGAAGCAGCGAGCAAACACCAAAACATAGTGCATCATAAGATGACAGAAAGCAGAGCTACAAAGCTTCATAACAATCAATTGAACAAAAATTACCATATGATACGGATTTGACAATAaatattcttcttcttggcTTGACTCTCCCTCTTTTCCACTACAAAATGATAAAgcacatatttttttcttaaagagaTAGAGCACATATGTATAACAGAAGATATTAAATGCAAGCGGGTGTAAATGATGTATCAATGAAACGGAGCAAAAGCCTCCAATAACACAACCAGGAAAAATTACCTGTTAGCTACCATTCGAAGTTGTCTAAACGGCCATATAAATACACCCTCCACCCTGATTTGAATACCACCAACATTGTGTTCATTGTCAAACACATCATGGAAAATAATAACCCCCTATTGTCAGCCAAATGAAGAAATAGActgttatttaaaaaaaaaagtatgataATTAACGTTAACACTAAAACAAATTCTAAAAACTAAACATTCAAGGAAATAGTGTTACAGTTATGTAGGCCATGAGAAGATAGCATATTTGAGCCTTTTGGCTGCTTGGTGGTTTAAAGATGATCAAAGCCCATCACATGAATATCATACAAGTGCACATGCACCCCAATGTGATATGGGGAAACTGAAGCAGGTGCGCCAGGGACTGTATAAAGATTCTAATTTAAATCCTTGAGTTTCAAAGTATGTATTTACTCATAAGGCAATGTGAAGCTGGCCCCCAAGCTTAACAAGAAAAGACAAAGTCTACCAATACATGACTCACAACACAATAGCCACACTTGCTAAATCAAGCCTCCAATGCTACAGGGAAAAAATTAGACTGCTAATTCATGGAAAACATGTTCCATCAGGATAAAATTTATTGGTATAAATGCATCCTGAGGCATTGCTACATTGGCCTGACCAGGCAAAGGCCGCTTAGGTTTATGTCATGTGTGTGCATGAAACCATCCATCTTTGAATACACACATACATCTATACATAACTAAGTTCGGTCACACATTGGACAAAACTCACCCACCCACCCACCATCTGTATGAATAGACCTGCACATTCATCACCAAATATATAATGGACGTGCCATTTTTCTGTCGCTGATATCATGTATAATAATGCTCTTTCTCAATAAAAACCCTTTTTATCTTATGAACTCAGGCATATAGACAGAAGCAGACCTTATCTAATATGACAGTCATTGAGGGTTCAAACTGCTCACCTGCACGTAATGTACACCAGTTATTTTTGTCTGCGTGCTAACTAATTCAATGATAGTGTCGCCATGGGAATTCCTAAAATCCGGAAATCTGGAAGAGCTATTTCTAGAATCAGGAAACTTCCAAATCCCTGCAACTCACATGTAAACATACGTATGTCTAATCAGGTCAAATAGAAAATTTTGTAAGCTTAGTTTTAAGGCTCCATTAATTTTTATAGTAAGGTGCTTGAATATAATGTCGACTATAAAGATAATTTGGGTTTGTGCCAGAGGACACAAAAAGAAAGAACTCATGGAATTTTGAAATATCCATTGTAGTTAGTTATTTAGATAATTCATAATATTAGACAGAACCTAATGAGCTATATCGTATGGGAGAGAGTTCATTTTTGGGCTTCCCTTTGGACGTCCATATCTTGAAAATGTATGCATACCGTCATCCAGAGGCTTATGCCACCCATCATACATTGGTTTATTAGGTCTGCTGCCATCTCCGTTGCTTAGCTATACTTTGTAGTCTTTGTTGATTAGCATATTCTAGATAGATTTGTGAGCAACTTTGCCCCTGTATTGATCTAttctttttaatgaaattatctTTCTTATTAAAAAATGTAGCATTGTTACAGCTACACAATCCAATAAATTTTGCAACCTCTGCTTCTTACCAAATTACTTCAGCAATAAGCTTCACGATACAAAATTCTATGGAGAACACTAAGAACATCTTAATGATCCAGTTAGTAATGAACAAATTTTTAACAAGTAATAGCAGCAATAActaacattatatatatatatatatatatatatatatatatatatatatataagttacaAACCTTTGTAAGTTCCTGTTATATTCCACGTAGAAAATGGTCCCAAATCAATTTCATCTTTTCTTACAAATAGCCACTGCAAAATGAAAATTGAGAAATTTAGAAGGTTTGTTCAATTTCATACCattcaaaaaacaaattttggtcATAAACCTACTTCATCTAAAAAGTACATGGATACGTCAAACAAATCATATCAATACCAATATCTGAAAGTGATGTAATTGAAAAACTTTAGTGGTTAACAGCAAACGACTAAATAAGCATTTAGGTCCACAtactttttccttttatttgggGGAGGGGAATGGTGAGTGTCAAACTCTTGCCATGTTGATGCAGCCCAAAAATGAGAACCACCAAGGAAAAAACAAGCAGACA
This window harbors:
- the LOC126583777 gene encoding ADP,ATP carrier protein 3, mitochondrial-like, with the protein product MADGSSRPSIFQKTYGQSYLISRLSPKLHTSNYAVTGAYANGALQIPLLRTFDGTALAQVSPLSPIMAQAPAEKGAAGFAVDFLMGGVSAAVSKTAAAPIERVKLLIQNQDEMIKTGRLSEPYKGISDCFARTIKDEGVLSLWRGNTANVIRYFPTQALNFAFKDYFKRLFNFKKDRDGYWKWFAGNLASGGAAGASSLLFVYSLDYARTRLANDAKAAKKGGERQFNGLVDVYKKTLKSDGIAGLYRGFSISCVGIIVYRGLYFGMYDSLKPVVLTGGLQDSFVASFLLGWGITIGAGLASYPIDTVRRRMMMTSGEAVKYNSSLDAFKQIIKNEGAKSLFKGAGANILRAVAGAGVLAGYDKLQVVLLGKKYGSGGGG
- the LOC126582853 gene encoding transmembrane E3 ubiquitin-protein ligase FLY2-like isoform X2 encodes the protein MGLMGFDSGVVRNLGSLWSRRSKLYRVLFWVWVTFVLFQPVAGLRPLRERPRSWGDEWLFVRKDEIDLGPFSTWNITGTYKGIWKFPDSRNSSSRFPDFRNSHGDTIIELVSTQTKITGVHYVQGVIIFHDVFDNEHNVGGIQIRVEGVFIWPFRQLRMVANSGKEGESSQEEEYLLSNPYHMLRVFSSQVFQESPQDKIWRKKHSPIYEMEKHCNIEIAGQISRVSSAHNDGDRDRYHIESLMESPAVDDDGDCFAPFILNATSVNVEVYYNKAVNYTLMVTFVSFLQVLLLIRQMEHSNTQSAIMDSYLCLLHLTAGILVESLFNAFATAAFFKFVVFSIFEMRYLLAIWKASRPTNNGEGWETMRRELSVLYSRFYGILLGGILLMYEFHNFLRPILLLMYSFWIPQIITNVIRDSRKPLHPHYILGMTVMRLAVPLYIFGCPNNFMRIEPDKSWCICLGVFIGLQASILLLQHYLGSRWFIPRQILPEKYSYYRRFDQNTNHTTDCVICMTAVDLTQRSTDCMVTPCEHCFHSGCLQRWMDIKMECPTCRRSLPPA
- the LOC126582853 gene encoding transmembrane E3 ubiquitin-protein ligase FLY2-like isoform X1 — translated: MGLMGFDSGVVRNLGSLWSRRSKLYRVLFWVWVTFVLFQPVAGLRPLRERPRSWGDEWLFVRKDEIDLGPFSTWNITGTYKGIWKFPDSRNSSSRFPDFRNSHGDTIIELVSTQTKITGVHYVQGVIIFHDVFDNEHNVGGIQIRVEGVFIWPFRQLRMVANSGKEGESSQEEEYLLSNPYHMLRVFSSQVFQESPQDKIWRKKHSPIYEMEKHCNIEIAGQISRVSSAHNDGDRDRYHIESLMESPAVDDDGDCFAPFILNATSVNVEVYYNKAVNYTLMVTFVSFLQVLLLIRQMEHSNTQSGAAKISILMIGQQAIMDSYLCLLHLTAGILVESLFNAFATAAFFKFVVFSIFEMRYLLAIWKASRPTNNGEGWETMRRELSVLYSRFYGILLGGILLMYEFHNFLRPILLLMYSFWIPQIITNVIRDSRKPLHPHYILGMTVMRLAVPLYIFGCPNNFMRIEPDKSWCICLGVFIGLQASILLLQHYLGSRWFIPRQILPEKYSYYRRFDQNTNHTTDCVICMTAVDLTQRSTDCMVTPCEHCFHSGCLQRWMDIKMECPTCRRSLPPA